A single Kryptolebias marmoratus isolate JLee-2015 linkage group LG7, ASM164957v2, whole genome shotgun sequence DNA region contains:
- the ache gene encoding acetylcholinesterase, which produces MQHCTLLFFFSSIVILSLIPRCFSQNDADVVRTRNGYIRGTRLSVPGQNYVTGFLGIPFGEPPVGKRRFRPPEPKGSWPGVFEATTYPNACFQYVDTSFPGFQGSEMWNPNREMSEDCLYLNVWVPSSPRPHNLTVMVWIYGGGFYSGSSSLDVYDGRYLAHTETVIVVSMNYRIGAFGFLALHGSSEAPGNVGLLDQRLALQWVQENIHFFGGNPKQVTIFGESAGAASVGFHLLAPDSRPLFTRAILQSGVPNCPWASVSPAEARRRAILLAKFIGCNGGNDTELIDCLRNKNPQELIDEEWRVLPWPSLFRFSFVPVVDGEILPDTPEAMLNSGNFKDTQILLGVNQDEGSYFLLYGAPGFSKDNDSLISKEDFLEGVRMSVPHANDIGLEAVVLQYTDWMDENNGLKNRDAMDDIVGDHNVICPLAHFARVYSQHHALKATMGGSGFGMTNNAGNSQGGIYLYFFDHRASNLAWPEWMGVIHGYEIEFVFGLPLERRLNYTSEEERLSRRMMKYWANFARTGNPNDGLVDKGKRWPVFTVSEQKHVTLNTEPIKIHKGLRNQMCAFWNHFLPRLLNITGNIDEAERQWKLEFHRWSSYMMHWKSQFDHYSKQERCTDL; this is translated from the exons ATGCAGCACTGcactcttcttttcttcttctcctccattGTCATTCTCTCTCTCATCCCCCGCTGCTTCTCCCAGAACGACGCAGACGTTGTTCGCACGCGTAATGGTTACATCCGAGGCACTCGCCTTTCAGTCCCGGGCCAGAACTATGTCACTGGCTTCCTGGGCATCCCTTTCGGTGAGCCACCTGTAGGAAAGCGGCGCTTTCGTCCTCCTGAGCCCAAAGGTTCGTGGCCAGGGGTGTTCGAGGCCACCACCTACCCAAATGCCTGTTTCCAGTATGTAGACACCTCATTCCCGGGTTTCCAGGGCAGCGAGATGTGGAATCCAAACAGAGAGATGAGTGAGGACTGCCTGTACCTTAATGTCTGGGTGCCTTCTTCTCCCAGACCTCACAATCTAACCGTCATGGTGTGGATCTATGGTGGAG ggTTCTACAGTGGTTCTTCTTCACTGGATGTGTATGATGGCCGCTACCTAGCCCACACTGAGACAGTCATCGTGGTTTCTATGAACTACCGGATTGGTGCATTTGGCTTCCTTGCTCTGCATGGCTCCTCTGAGGCTCCTGGGAACGTGGGTCTGTTGGACCAAAGATTGGCGCTGCAGTGGGTGCAAGAAAACATTCATTTCTTTGGTGGAAATCCCAAACAG GTGACCATCTTTGGAGAGAGCGCCGGTGCCGCCTCAGTAGGATTCCACCTTTTGGCTCCCGACAGCAGGCCTTTGTTTACAAGGGCCATCCTCCAGAGTGGGGTCCCCAACTGTCCCTGGGCTTCAGTCAGCCCTGCTGAAGCCAGAAGACGGGCCATACTTCTCGCCAAGTTTATCGGTTGTAATGGAGGCAATGACACGGAGCTGATAGACTGTCTACGCAATAAAAATCCACAAGAACTTATTGACGAAGAATGGCGG GTCCTGCCGTGGCCATCCCTCTTCCGGTTTTCGTTTGTTCCCGTTGTGGACGGTGAGATTCTGCCTGACACTCCTGAGGCCATGCTGAACTCGGGCAATTTTAAAGACACCCAGATTCTTCTCGGGGTCAACCAAGATGAGGGCTCATACTTCCTGCTTTACGGAGCACCGGGTTTCAGCAAGGACAATGACAGTCTCATTTCTAAAGAGGACTTCCTGGAAG GGGTCAGGATGAGTGTACCACATGCCAACGACATAGGCCTGGAGGCTGTGGTGTTACAGTACACCGACTGGATGGATGAGAACAACGGGCTGAAAAACCGTGACGCCATGGACGACATTGTGGGTGACCACAATGTCATTTGCCCTCTGGCCCACTTCGCTCGCGTGTACTCTCAACACCATGCCTTAAAGGCCACCATgggaggatctgggtttgggaTGACGAACAATGCAGGAAACTCTCAGG GAGGCATATACCTCTACTTTTTTGACCACCGAGCCTCTAACTTAGCTTGGCCAGAGTGGATGGGTGTGATCCACGGCTACGAAATCGAGTTTGTCTTTGGGCTGCCGCTGGAGAGGAGATTAAATTACACCTCAGAGGAGGAGAGACTGAGTCGACGCATGATGAAATACTGGGCCAACTTTGCACGGACAGG AAACCCCAACGACGGGCTCGTGGACAAAGGAAAGCGCTGGCCTGTGTTCACCGTCAGTGAACAGAAACACGTCACTCTCAACACTGAACCAATAAAGATCCACAAAGGTTTACGCAACCAGATGTGTGCTTTCTGGAACCACTTTCTGCCACGCCTTCTCAACATCACAG GTAACATAGATGAAGCAGAGCGTCAGTGGAAGCTGGAGTTCCACCGCTGGTCCTCCTACATGATGCACTGGAAGAGTCAGTTCGATCACTACAGCAAGCAGGAGCGCTGTACCGACCTCTGA
- the si:dkey-6n21.12 gene encoding schwannomin-interacting protein 1 isoform X1, translated as MENILTFNEEVMEGEKERQWQQQEEKESNEAEDDLRSDDDEDDEEEDGSSERSVLVWQEGCDTDNLGLPIMHWEALSLHIAELEKQEEEKRLKQAVTCGSAAASLERVRTPLSRTEDRRKRTESLEDGSDACNSHVLALTSRLQTQMNLQLCFINNSESESEEEDGEEKKGGACNKKSTNSSRGASQIQNNPQHPAKPEKPKSRGFRSALRNLRDRLSADHRTPPAAGREPAVQRKHLELHELQAFNVKELNELCASLSKDIQDRSSELVGRLHIRDQLRTEQDAMLLEVQDLMSL; from the exons ATGGAGAACATCCTCACCTTTAACGAAGAGGTG atggaaggagaaaaagaacgccagtggcagcagcaggaggagaaggagagcaACGAGGCAGAAGATGATCTGAGGAGTGACGATGACGAggacgatgaagaggaggacgGAAGCTCCGAGAGGTCTGTGCTGGTCTGGCAGGAAGGCTGTGACACGGACAATCTGGGTCTTCCCATCATGCACTGGGAGGCACTGAGCCTGCACATCGCTGAACtggagaagcaggaggaggagaaaaggttaaag CAGGCTGTGACATGTGGCTCTGCTGCAGCCTCTCTGGAGCGGGTCAGAACCCCCCTGAGCCGGACCGAGGACCGAAGGAAGAGAACGGAGAGCTTGGAGGACGGCAGTGACGCCTGCAACAGCCACGTGTTGGCTCTCACCTCTCG CCTACAGACACAGATGAATCTCCAGCTCTGCTTCATCAACAACAGTGAAAGTGAGAGTGAAGAGGAAGATggggaagaaaagaaaggaggcGCGTGCAACAAGAAGAGCACCAACTCATCG AGAGGGGCTTCTCAGATTCAGAACAACCCCCAGCATCCGGCCAAGCCTGAGAAACCAAAGTCGAGAGGCTTCAGGAGCGCTCTGAGGAACCTCAGAGACCGACTCAGTGCAGACCACAGAACACCG CCTGCAGCTGGTCGAGAACCTGCCGTCCagaggaaacatctggagctccATGAGCTGCAGGCTTTTAATGTGAAGGAGCTGAATGAACTCTGTGCATCTCTCAGCAAGGACATCCAAG ACAGAAGCTCAGAGCTGGTGGGTCGGCTCCACATTCGAGACCAGCTGAGGACGGAGCAGGATGCCATGCTGCTGGAGGTTCAGGACCTCATGTCCCTGTGA
- the si:dkey-6n21.12 gene encoding schwannomin-interacting protein 1 isoform X2 has product MENILTFNEEVMEGEKERQWQQQEEKESNEAEDDLRSDDDEDDEEEDGSSERSVLVWQEGCDTDNLGLPIMHWEALSLHIAELEKQEEEKRLKAVTCGSAAASLERVRTPLSRTEDRRKRTESLEDGSDACNSHVLALTSRLQTQMNLQLCFINNSESESEEEDGEEKKGGACNKKSTNSSRGASQIQNNPQHPAKPEKPKSRGFRSALRNLRDRLSADHRTPPAAGREPAVQRKHLELHELQAFNVKELNELCASLSKDIQDRSSELVGRLHIRDQLRTEQDAMLLEVQDLMSL; this is encoded by the exons ATGGAGAACATCCTCACCTTTAACGAAGAGGTG atggaaggagaaaaagaacgccagtggcagcagcaggaggagaaggagagcaACGAGGCAGAAGATGATCTGAGGAGTGACGATGACGAggacgatgaagaggaggacgGAAGCTCCGAGAGGTCTGTGCTGGTCTGGCAGGAAGGCTGTGACACGGACAATCTGGGTCTTCCCATCATGCACTGGGAGGCACTGAGCCTGCACATCGCTGAACtggagaagcaggaggaggagaaaaggttaaag GCTGTGACATGTGGCTCTGCTGCAGCCTCTCTGGAGCGGGTCAGAACCCCCCTGAGCCGGACCGAGGACCGAAGGAAGAGAACGGAGAGCTTGGAGGACGGCAGTGACGCCTGCAACAGCCACGTGTTGGCTCTCACCTCTCG CCTACAGACACAGATGAATCTCCAGCTCTGCTTCATCAACAACAGTGAAAGTGAGAGTGAAGAGGAAGATggggaagaaaagaaaggaggcGCGTGCAACAAGAAGAGCACCAACTCATCG AGAGGGGCTTCTCAGATTCAGAACAACCCCCAGCATCCGGCCAAGCCTGAGAAACCAAAGTCGAGAGGCTTCAGGAGCGCTCTGAGGAACCTCAGAGACCGACTCAGTGCAGACCACAGAACACCG CCTGCAGCTGGTCGAGAACCTGCCGTCCagaggaaacatctggagctccATGAGCTGCAGGCTTTTAATGTGAAGGAGCTGAATGAACTCTGTGCATCTCTCAGCAAGGACATCCAAG ACAGAAGCTCAGAGCTGGTGGGTCGGCTCCACATTCGAGACCAGCTGAGGACGGAGCAGGATGCCATGCTGCTGGAGGTTCAGGACCTCATGTCCCTGTGA